From a region of the Dictyostelium discoideum AX4 chromosome 2 chromosome, whole genome shotgun sequence genome:
- the colB gene encoding Cna B-type domain-containing protein has translation MKGSIFLLFIFQIFKFSSSYSHYPHKNQFSFYSPTSLSFTSSNFSSGSGSGSGGASGSGGGGNIGNKYNNENNKINEEIIISCIYDDYLNFQYQDLSKINGILINGFNKNSTSDIFVKNVNSQYYDQSDSSNNFHYFDQENNNLSPQSQLNKECPFNLKNPIPTFSNSRYSIKIDKSFDVSDEITLVSKNNFLNSNSISKLKFKVYIPNKITNKIKIQLINSLTGNNGPKIPLLNTIENNYLKPFPCHQWLDAFILFNETNYYNNNNNNNYPIFYNGLKITSSNRSLDNTWIDEVYIDEIKLISNNNKHNSNKNDRKRNIDQTNEIYDKININNNNYNIRKLFSILDDNNNNNNNNNNNNNNNNNNEIINSYNTINSRADIALGGNSDDQSDISYSIICNKHMNELNNEIKWRFEEGSSSSLVETANGNLILEGSIHSISKHQADYNFNCKTNWKIRIEFSPIIDDYQYNGRMELASFAYTKNGGPIDTLYWKYYKFVNGYLSGLDCNQGKLIQINNNNNHNENNNGILQIGIGANNKNGRFGLSVYGLQLSIDNDNTFNINVDLNNQNNHLSNNNNKNNNNNNNNEVLECNCPIGFICLNDGTCKLNFQNDVDEEYIDCSTLQCPSGYECKLDKNSKTRGCIEQIGPQNLNQTNKCLGNLKCPDGFGCWHNSTDNTLNCKQYNNHKFDTNVIDSEKHRHHCRNVDCPKSHYCKIQRNGLPRCFPKVNPCEFVSCDCNLECRVTSCGDAKCFAPEECCEGKACMDTRNYRCVKINGVDECVRIPPLKPLPPPPIFYETPSPTSAPPTETPSPTDTPTDKPTIPPTPTPTPSKEITDCSQVICQVNYTCFDIQKGVGPFTPVCIPINYCDEYTTRFDLQGYVWLDDNENGYRDVNENGVETEPIGVEGIFCNLVFSTDHSPARNHYGDIIPVSVTNLDGFFSFNDVVPGSYVIDFYNIKGYHWTLPFNRYFKNSNWVNSDGTSLPFELPQYNVSNPNFIISPQSNLISKSITLPQPIFSTNAIVTVNNDGFDELGSSGSGSSGNSGSSGSGGSSNDSTESQWSSESESSASLITPSNICQTHFTVSNILAGLIVGPQPTPSTDIPTTTTTTTSTSTTGPIEPTSTPTPIVDVIDYYGIGKQVFIDFNNNGIFDSGIDRPVSGVEITLIQKGFRAYNHKGDKVPTIKTDTNGFYFFDALAPGVYRVSLNNLPPHGYTNSLLNKYPIDTSSNTSAQFIVYYRVKDNIKYNASDYPLASSNIKPKLAQYINSYVDFALVPINPPIAVGDTVYFDSNQNGKQDPFEKGIKGIQVTLKDLKNGYEYKTITDDNGKYLFDQMIESDNYQLQFSVPNGFQVVDHPNSIKNGVYTMDTFQLSSSTTPPTNASLTKGVVGNKKVNSAYFDDSKDVPLYFENSYAIGHQAFIDTNLDGLYKNDLDKPLPGVEVTLVNAASPSTPITNILGQIVRTVITDAKGFYQFDFLKPNNYIVQFKPPTGFKVTKPPPNTATYPELGSLIDTKSFKTPSLDIVTLSKPKNIEYIRLNVQASNIFESVNAGFYIPPTFSIGHRVWYDTNADGIMDPTEEGVPGIVVSLYTDKSEPAYDINDNLIIPTITDSKGFYLLTKIPTGNYFISFSNLPKGYTWTKQNVLTLDSVGYDSRPNVFTGYTSLFEMSTTSQLVRTTVPSDNSPDFYINPIENAGIIKGNRGLVIKYAVGRYIFYDDNRNGILDDYENGVGGVIVQIFTSAGKPALDFNGKVIPPAVTDSTGRYIIDNLSQGDYIIQFSNIPNGYNFENLPPPYPNYLNGRIGTFTLSPSSSINTTNVIKKFNPPKPNGGKKVSFSHSINQKSRKLLNDGIIGQDTSVDLSNVIAGGSTVDGVDIPNVIAGGSTVDGGTSVNGGTGSTSTTTVSSSPSSSSDIGSSSDISSEVSSSLSSSPSSSEQPSEQSSSSSEQPPEDSMEEYPVHYYEPVFETTPGSYPLDSIKAERTDLTRNAAIVRAAPYAFGQKVFFIDNNGNEVGVPDVTVTLVNSNGFPVTSINGVNMVPTKTDSKGSYRFNLLRAGSYHVEFSNIPIGFSFFDPLSGKIDFNLVNTDPNVRGAIPADKVPKATYYDQHVNLQLNPPFIFAIGTRVWNDTNKNGLYEIAEPVFPNITVRLFDQNLQPVLDNFNIQVEPTVTNALGQYYFDNLHSGSYIVKFEVPTRYYFAPQLKSIENSNGVGVNSKPNSQGYTSVISLSPDSLVEAPPSDFNFTIRSLVGNFHIDAGLIYDENYVKSYAVGRYVFYDLNDNGIMDSGEMGVPNVTVEIFNPTGQQVYNINELLIGSTTTDSNGYYLFDEIQPGSYIIKFSNIPNDLMFGNKTKPNSNTGLTEPFLLFPKEPAIRLVNSTTDVGVKAQAVDFTENAGLIKKVTFAIGHYVWYDINSNGLQDYPNEPPAYGVPLRLLKCNLIGITYDTCFTVINTTTTDQNGLYYFDNLSPGLYKLLFMNQQGIFETTTPFAGNGTNDSKAIDEAITGIRLSIYTKNVTKTDSNLDPMIKAPFIDRTLNVGILKPPMFSIGHKVWYDTNKNGKIDLKEQPAPNVTIYLKRAKEVNFEYSFDLYGKPMIAKTNETGDYWINNIPPGLYIAKFFPPNDTRFTIQMNDNSANVFGSSYAIYLFYKVPGIHPYNLKVDIGAVNASYVYSKVNAGLLKGLVDIRLYAVSGYVYNDTNSNGIRDPGENGVNGTIVTLLDINGNTMVDADSYPINSYTTGPDGYYKFDDFSFGKYIITFSGVPDLIYQFYKPDDQQHLNHSTLSNITIWSPDNPMVVNATLSDHVNAQYILREQNKGIIRVITYAIGGKVIPDFKNTTYKDSGYAGGAVIVQLYRNNSIATDLRGNPIPSVLTNVLTGEYLFDNVPILEGYQVMFSSPPPGWIFEKYRITQTPFIQLDLLPSFNLPKSNPKLIDKKLYPNIFATYGVLDQDTIISPTLFGIGKNTFIDVENSGLESIPLIPLGGVVVTLYNSVFERVFDAFGNLVKEKTTGEDGEYSFEDLYSGQYIVHFGLVEGYSFTQQYAGTDPEIDSNASPVDGYSEIIQLDSMNNELILIPLESRNNTLFCDPTIDGGYVSLSPQGFISGMTYIDYNADGVFTPNSRDKPYPNITVSIYTGDDSRLVATAQTDKKGFYSFSHLFISTQYQVVFSGIPQGYYTSFQADTVQFPIATKTGVNLGIIKPLEYCQDDIKIITTCFVRGDSNDDLPAVVQFPYTAYSDLNGDNGQKVDLVTMSETKTVYGLGYDRKENTIYLSPYKKQFSSLNSKTSSTIFKKSLSTGALSAYVNLATVLGFDFLAPNGKVYGDSQTYRVLFGDLDIIGDYIWVTNLYRNIVVKIPLRQTPTRENIKLVNITHNCGPDPFRIFGLGYNGSNVFVGGVCEGSVSKDIRNVIGVIKVISSDETSFSDVLTIPMNYPRGRLQTRIMFLNDMTPIFSSVQNSTWQVWNDTVGSFKPQPQITDITFIGDGGNMVISMKDREADSQSVTPAGDILMACKDSNGVYQLESAGVCGGLIGTNPISIGTMIEQGPGGGEFFDDNFSDRDWQHDETTWGSSYYLPGSGEVIGGAYDLLSTNEAIVKHWSVYNGRVLYGFILIHGAGLDYVFNKVNGLGDMDANCRLPNTYIGNYVWYDLNKNGLQDPNEKGMANITVQLFSAANSTFINSTLTDSSGNYNFQVISEFKYRVHFVAPKGFTYSPIVTVSSDPNDKRDLEKINSLPDSKGDAYFFANGNGENTQDIDCGFIRI, from the exons atgaaggGTTCAATATTCTTACTCTTTATTttccaaatatttaaattttcatcaagTTATTCACATTATCCACATAAAAACCagttttcattttattcaCCTACAAGTTTATCATTTACATCTTCAAATTTCTcaagtggtagtggtagtggtagtggtggtgctagtggtagtggtggtggtggtaatattggtaataaatacaataatgaaaataacaaaattaatGAAGAGATTATTATTTCATGTATATATGATgactatttaaattttcaataccaAGATTTAAGTAAGATCAAtggtattttaattaatggtttcaataaaaatagtacGAGTGATATATTTGTTAAAAATGTAAACTCTCAATATTATGATCAAAGTGATAGTAGcaataattttcattattttgatcaagagaataataatttatctcCACAATCTCAATTAAATAAGGAATGTCCATTCAATTTAAAGAATCCAATTccaacattttcaaattcaagatattcaatcaaaattgataaatcatttgatgtTTCTGATGAAATCACTTtagtttcaaaaaataatttcttaaattcaaattct atttcaaaattaaaatttaaagtttatattccaaataaaattaccaataaaattaaaatacaaCTTATAAATAGTTTAACTGGAAATAATGGTCCTAAAATACCATTGTTAAacacaattgaaaataattatttaaaaccatTCCCATGCCATCAATGGTTAGAtgcatttattttatttaacgaaaccaattattataataataataataataataattatccaATTTTTTACAATGGTCTTAAAATTACAAGTAGTAATAGATCCCTTGATAACACTTGGATTGACGAAGTTTatattgatgaaattaaattaatttcaaacaataataaacacaatagtaataaaaatgatagaaaaagaaatattgaTCAAACCAATGAAATTtatgataaaataaatatcaataataataattataatattagaaaattatttagtatcttagatgataataataataataataataataataataataataataataataataataataatgaaattattaatagttataatacaattaattcaaGGGCTGATATTGCATTAGGTGGTAATAGTGATGATCAAAGTGACATTTCATACTCTATCATTTGTAATAAACATATGAATGAATTGAATAATGAAATCAAATGGAGATTTGAAGAAGGATCATCTAGTAGTTTAGTTGAAACAGCTAATGGGAATTTAATATTGGAAGGTTCAATTCATAGTATTTCAAAACATCAAGctgattataattttaattgtaaaaccAATTGGAAAATTAGAATTGAATTTTCACCAATTATCGATGATTATCAATATAATGGCAGAATGGAATTGGCATCATTTGCATATACTAAAAATGGTGGTCCAATTGATACACTTTATTggaaatattataaatttgtaaatggTTATTTAAGTGGTTTAGATTGTAATCAAggtaaattaattcaaattaataataataataatcataatgaaaataataatggaatttTACAAATTGGTATTGGcgcaaataataaaaatggtagATTTGGTTTATCAGTATATGGATTACagttatcaattgataatgacaatacttttaatattaatgttgatttaaataaccaAAATAACCAtttatctaataataataataaaaataataataataataataataatgaagtttTAGAATGTAATTGTCCAATTggatttatttgtttaaatgaTGGAACatgtaaattaaattttcaaaatgatgttgatgaagaATATATAGATTGTTCAACATTACAATGTCCATCAGGGTATGAATGTAAACTTGATAAGAATTCAAAGACTAGAGGATGTATTGAACAGATTGGCCCACAAAATCTTAATCAAACTAATAAATGTTTGGGTAATTTAAAGTGTCCAGATGGATTTGGTTGCTGGCATAATTCAACTGATAATACTTTAAATTGTAAAcaatataataatcataaattTGATACAAATGTCATCGATAGTGAAAAACATAGACATCATTGTAGAAATGTTGATTGTCCAAAGAGTCATTACTGTAAAATTCAAAGAAATGGTTTACCAAGATGTTTCCCAAAAGTTAACCCATGTGAATTTGTAAGTTGTGATTGTAATCTAGAGTGTAGAGTAACATCATGTGGTGATGCTAAATGTTTTGCACCAGAGGAATGTTGTGAAGGTAAAGCTTGTATGGACACTAGAAATTATAGATGCGTAAAGATTAATGGCGTTGATGAATGTGTTAGAATCCCACCTTTGAAACCATTACCACCCCCACCCATTTTCTATGAaacaccatcaccaacatcTGCACCACCCACTGAAACACCATCGCCAACTGACACACCAACTGATAAACCAACTataccaccaacaccaacaccaacaccatccAAAGAAATTACAGATTGTAGTCAAGTAATTTGTCAAGTTAATTATACATGTTTTGATATACAAAAAGGTGTTGGACCATTTACGCCAGTTTGTATACCCATTAATTATTGTGACGAGTATACCACTAGATTCGATTTACAAGGTTATGTTTGGTTGGATGACAATGAAAATGGCTATAGAGATGTCAATGAAAATGGTGTTGAAACTGAACCAATTGGCGTAGAGGGTATCTTTTGTAATTTGGTATTCAGTACCGATCATTCACCCGCAAGAAATCATTATGGTGATATCATACCAGTATCAGTTACAAATTTGGATGGTTTCTTTAGTTTCAATGATGTTGTACCAGGTTCTTATGTTATCGATTTCTATAATATCAAAGGTTATCATTGGACTCTACCATTCAATAGATACTTTAAGAATAGTAATTGGGTTAATAGTGATGGTACTTCTTTACCATTTGAATTACCACAATATAATGTTTCAAATCCAAATTTCATAATTTCACCACAAtccaatttaatttcaaaatctatAACTCTACCACAACCAATATTTTCAACTAATGCTATAGTCACtgttaataatgatggtttCGATGAGTTAGGTAGCAGTGgcagtggtagtagtggtaatagtggtagtagtggtagtggtggtagtagtaatgATAGCACAGAATCTCAATGGTCATCAGAATCAGAATCATCAGCATCTCTAATTACACCATCAAATATCTGTCAAACTCATTTCACTGTTTCAAATATACTTGCTGGTCTTATTGTTGGTCCACAACCAACTCCATCCACTGAtataccaacaacaacaacaacaacaacctctACATCAACAACAGGTCCAATTGaaccaacatcaacaccaacgCCAATAGTTGATgttattgattattatggTATTGGTAAACAGGTATTCATcgatttcaataataatggtatatTTGATAGTGGTATTGATAGACCAGTATCGGGTGTTGAAATtacattaattcaaaaaggTTTCAGAGCATACAATCATAAGGGTGATAAAGTACCAACAATAAAAACCGATACCAATGGTTTTTACTTTTTCGATGCTCTTGCACCTGGTGTATATAGAGTTTCATTGAATAATTTACCACCACATGGTTATACCAATTCATTGTTAAACAAATATCCAATTGATACAAGTTCAAATACAAGTGCTCAATTCATAGTTTATTATCGTGTGAaagataatataaaatataatgcTTCCGATTATCCATTGGCATCAAGTAATATTAAACCAAAGCTTGCACAATATATTAATTCATATGTCGATTTTGCTTTAGTACCTATTAATCCACCGATTGCAGTTGGTGATACCGTTTACTTTGATTCAAATCAAAATGGTAAACAAGATCCATTTGAAAAAGGTATCAAAGGTATTCAAGTCACTctaaaagatttaaagaatGGTTATGAATATAAAACCATCACAgatgataatggtaaatatttattcgatcaaatgattgaaagtgataattatcaattacaattCTCTGTACCAAATGGATTCCAAGTTGTCGATCatccaaattcaataaaGAATGGAGTTTACACAATGGATACATTTCAATTATCTTCAAGTACCACTCCACCAACTAATGCTTCATTAACAAAGGGTGTAGTTGGTAACAAGAAAGTTAATTCCGCTTATTTCGACGATTCAAAAGATGTACCATTGTATTTCGAAAATTCTTATGCAATTGGCCATCAAGCTTTTATCGATACAAATTTAGATGGATTGTATAAAAATGACCTTGATAAACCATTACCTGGCGTTGAAGTTACTTTGGTTAATGCCGCTTCACCATCAACTCCAATTACAAATATCTTAGGTCAAATTGTTAGAACTGTTATCACTGATGCAAAGGgtttttatcaatttgatTTCTTAAAGCCAAATAACTACATTGTTCAATTTAAACCACCCACTGGGTTCAAAGTTACAAAGCCACCACCAAACACTGCAACCTATCCAGAATTAGGTTCATTAATAGAtacaaaatcatttaaaacacCATCATTAGATATTGTTACCTTATCGAAACCAAAGAATATAGAATACATTCGTCTTAATGTTCAAGCTTCAAATATTTTCGAAAGTGTAAATGCAGGTTTCTATATTCCAccaacattttcaattggtCATAGAGTTTGGTATGATACAAATGCTGATGGTATTATGGATCCAACTGAAGAGGGTGTACCTGGTATTGTAGTTTCACTATATACTGATAAGAGTGAACCCGCTTATGATATCAATGATAATCTCATCATTCCAACGATAACAGACTCTAaaggtttttatttattaaccaAAATTCCAACAGGTAATTACTTCATTTCATTTAGTAATCTACCAAAAGGTTACACTTGGACCAAACAAAATGTTCTCACACTTGATTCAGTTGGTTATGATTCACGTCCAAATGTTTTCACAGGATATACCTCTTTGTTTGAAATGTCAACAACAAGTCAATTGGTTAGAACTACTGTTCCTTCTGACAACTCACCAGATTTCTATATAAATCCAATCGAAAATGCTGGTATCATCAAGGGTAATAGAGGTCTGGTTATTAAATACGCAGTTGGTAGATACATATTTTATGACGATAATAGAAATGGAATTTTAGATGATTATGAAAACGGTGTTGGAGGTGTCATTGTTCAAATATTCACTTCAGCTGGTAAACCTGCTCTTGATTTTAATGGCAAGGTTATTCCACCCGCTGTAACCGATTCAACAGGTCGTTATatcattgataatttatcacAAGGCGATTATATCattcaattttcaaatattccaAATGGTTATAACTTTGAAAATTTACCACCACCTTATCCAAATTATCTCAATGGTAGAATTGGTACATTTACTCTTTCGCCATCATCCTCTATCAATACAACaaatgttattaaaaaattcaatccTCCAAAACCTAATGGAGGTAAAAAAGTTTCATTCAGTCATAGTATCAATCAAAAATCTaggaaattattaaatgatggaATAATTGGACAAGACACATCtgttgatttatcaaatgttATAGCTGGAGGTAGTACTGTCGATGGTGTTGACATTCCAAATGTTATAGCTGGTGGTAGTACTGTCGATGGTGGTACTAGTGTTAATGGTGGTACTGGTAgtacttcaacaacaacagtttcatcatcaccatcatcatcatctgatattggtagtagtagtgataTCAGTAGTGAAGTATCATCATCGTTATCATCATcgccatcatcatcagaacAACCATCAGagcaatcatcatcatcatcagaacAACCACCAGAAGATTCAATGGAAGAATATCCAGTTCATTATTATGAACCTGTATTTGAGACAACACCAGGTAGTTATCCATTGGATAGTATTAAAGCAGAAAGAACAGATTTAACAAGAAATGCAGCAATTGTAAGAGCAGCACCATATGCATTTGGTCAAAAAGTATTTTtcattgataataatggcaATGAAGTTGGTGTACCAGATGTAACGGTAACATTAGTTAATTCAAATGGTTTCCCAGTGACAAGTATTAATGGTGTAAATATGGTACCAACAAAGACAGATTCAAAGGGTTCATACCGTTTCAATTTATTACGTGCTGGTTCTTATCatgttgaattttcaaatattccaATTGGTTTTTCATTCTTTGACCCATTATCAGGTAAAATCGATTTCAATCTTGTAAACACTGATCCAAATGTACGTGGTGCAATACCAGCCGATAAAGTACCAAAAGCAACCTATTATGATCAACATGTTAATCTTCAATTGAATCCACCATTTATCTTTGCAATTGGTACCCGTGTTTGGAATGATACAAATAAGAATGGTCTCTATGAAATTGCTGAACCTGTTTTCCCAAATATTACAGTTAGACTATTTGATCAAAATTTACAACCAGTACTAGATAATTTTAACATTCAAGTGGAGCCAACTGTAACCAATGCATTGGGTCAATATTATTTCGATAATTTACATAGTGGTTCATATATTGTCAAATTCGAAGTACCAACTCGTTATTATTTCGCACCACAattgaaatcaattgaaaattccaATGGAGTTGGTGTCAATTCAAAACCAAATAGTCAAGGTTATACAAGTGTTATTTCACTCTCACCAGATTCATTGGTTGAAGCTCCACCAtcagattttaatttcaccatTAGATCTTTAGTAGGTAATTTCCATATTGATGCTGGTTTAATTTATGATGAAAATTATGTCAAGTCATATGCGGTTGGTAGATATGTATTCTATGATCTCAATGATAATGGTATTATGGATAGTGGTGAAATGGGTGTACCAAATGTTACcgttgaaatatttaatccAACTGGTCAACAAGTTTACAATATCAATGAATTACTAATTGGATCAACAACCACAGATTCCAATGGTTATTACCTTTTCGATGAAATTCAACCTGGTAGTTATATCATAAAGTTTAGTAATATACCAAATGATTTAATGTTTggaaataaaacaaaaccaaattcaaatactGGCCTAACTGAACCATTCTTATTATTCCCAAAAGAACCTGCTATCAGACTTGTAAATAGTACCACTGATGTTGGTGTAAAAGCTCAAGCAGTCGATTTCACAGAGAATGCaggtttaattaaaaaggtAACATTTGCGATTGGTCATTATGTTTGGTAtgatataaattcaaatggtCTTCAAGATTATCCAAATGAACCGCCAGCATATGGAGTTCCACTTAGATTACTTAAATGCAATTTGATTGGTATAACTTATGATACTTGTTTCACAGTGATAAATACAACTACAACCGATCAAAATGGTCTTTactattttgataatttatcacCCGGTTTatataaactattatttatgaATCAACAAGGCATTTTCGAAACTACAACTCCTTTCGCTGGTAATGGTACAAATGATAGTAAAGCAATCGATGAAGCTATCACTGGAATTAGATTATCAATATATACAAAGAATGTAACGAAAACAGATTCAAATCTTGACCCAATGATAAAGGCACCCTTCATTGATAGAACATTGAATGTTGGTATTCTAAAACCACCAATGTTTAGTATTGGTCATAAAGTTTGGTATGATACcaataaaaatggtaaaatcGATCTAAAAGAACAACCAGCACCAAATGTAACCATTTATCTCAAACGTGCAAAAGAGGTCAACTTTGAATATTCCTTTGATCTCTATGGTAAACCTATGATCGCTAAAACAAATGAAACAGGTGATTATTGGATCAATAATATTCCACCAGGTCTTTACATTGCAAAATTCTTTCCACCAAATGATACAAGATTCACCATTCAAATGAATGATAATAGTGCAAATGTTTTCGGTTCTTCATATGCAATCTATTTGTTCTATAAAGTTCCAGGTATTCATCCATAcaatttaaaagttgataTTGGTGCGGTGAATGCAAGTTATGTTTACTCAAAAGTTAATGCAGGTTTATTAAAAGGTTTAGTTGATATTCGTCTTTATGCAGTTAGTGGTTATGTTTACAACGATACCAATTCCAATGGTATTAGAGATCCCGGTGAAAATGGTGTTAATGGTACAATTGTAACATTATTGGATATAAATGGTAATACAATGGTTGATGCTGATTCTTATCCAATTAATTCATATACAACGGGTCCTGATGGATACTATAAATTCGATGATTTCTCATTtggtaaatatattataacaTTTAGCGGTGTACCAGATTTAATCTATCAATTCTATAAACCAGATGATCAACAACATTTAAATCATTCCACACTTTCAAATATAACAATTTGGTCACCAGATAATCCAATGGTTGTAAATGCAACACTCAGTGATCATGTCAACGCTCAATATATTCTTAGAGAACAAAATAAAGGTATTATTAGAGTGATCACTTATGCAATTGGAGGTAAGGTTATAccagattttaaaaacacaACATATAAGGATAGTGGTTACGCGGGTGGTGCTGTTATAGTTCAATTATACCGTAACAATTCAATAGCAACAGATCTTCGTGGTAATCCAATACCATCGGTATTGACCAATGTATTGACTGGTGAATATCTTTTCGATAATGTACCAATCTTAGAGGGTTATCAAGTAATGTTTTCAAGTCCACCACCAGGTTGGATTTTTGAAAAGTATAGAATCACTCAAACCCCATTCATTCAACTTGATCTTTTACCATCATTCaatttaccaaaatcaaatccaaaattaatagataAGAAACTTTATCCAAATATCTTTGCAACCTATGGTGTATTGGATCAAGATACTATTATCTCACCCACTCTTTTTGGAATTGGTAAGAATACATTCATTGATGTTGAAAATAGTGGTCTCGAATCAATACCTTTAATTCCATTAGGGGGTGTAGTTGTAACACTTTACAATAGTGTATTCGAAAGAGTATTTGATGCATTTGGTAATTTGGTTAAAGAGAAAACCACGGGTGAAGATGGTGAATATTCTTTTGAAGACCTTTACTCTGGTCAATATATTGTTCATTTTGGTTTAGTTGAAGGTTATTCATTCACTCAACAGTATGCTGGAACAGATCCTGAAATTGATTCGAATGCAAGTCCTGTAGATGGTTATTCAGAAATCATTCAATTAGATTCAATGAATaatgaattgattttaataccaTTGGAATCTAGAAACAACACATTATTCTGTGATCCAACAATTGATGGTGGTTATGTTTCACTCTCACCTCAAGGTTTCATTAGTGGTATGACATATATTGATTATAATGCTGATGGTGTATTCACACCAAATTCACGTGATAAACCATATCCAAATATTACGGTTTCAATCTACACTGGTGATGATAGTAGATTAGTTGCAACCGCTCAAACTGATAAGAAAGGTTTTTACTCATTCTCACATTTATTCATATCCACTCAATATCAAGTTGTTTTCTCAGGTATTCCTCAAGGTTATTATACATCATTCCAAGCTGATACTGTACAATTCCCAATCGCAACAAAGACTGGTGTAAATTTAGGTATCATTAAACCATTGGAATATTGTCaagatgatattaaaataattacaacTTGTTTTGTTCGTGGtgattcaaatgatgatttaCCAGCTGTCGTTCAATTCCCTTATACTGCTTATTCCGATTTGAATGGTGATAATGGACAAAAAGTTGATCTAGTAACAATGAGTGAAACTAAAACAGTTTATGGTCTTGGATATGATCGTAAAGAGAATACAATCTATCTTTCGCCATATAAAAAGCAATTTTCtagtttaaattcaaaaacttCATCAACTATCTTTaagaaatcattatcaacagGTGCCCTATCAGCTTATGTAAATTTAGCAACAGTTTTAGGTTTTGACTTTTTAGCTCCAAATGGTAAAGTTTATGGTGATTCTCAAACCTATCGTGTATTATTTGGTGATTTGGATATTATTGGTGATTATATTTGGGTTACAAATCTTTATAGAAACATTGTAGTTAAAATACCATTACGTCAAACTCCAACTAGAGAAAACATTAAATTAGTAAACATCACTCATAATTGTGGTCCAGATCCATTTAGAATCTTTGGTTTAGGTTATAATGGTTCCAATGTATTCGTTGGTGGTGTTTGTGAAGGTTCAGTTTCGAAGGATATAAGAAATGTAATTGGTGTAATTAAAGTGATTAGCTCTGATGAAACTTCATTCTCTGATGTTTTAACAATTCCAATGAATTATCCACGTGGTCGTTTACAAACTAGAATCatgtttttaaatgatatgaCACCCATTTTCTCATCGGTTCAAAATTCAACATGGCAAGTTTGGAATGATACAGTGGGTAGTTTTAAACCTCAACCACAGATAACCGATATTACATTCATTGGCGATGGTGGTAATATGGTAATATCAATGAAAGATCGTGAAGCTGATAGTCAAAGTGTTACGCCTGCAGGTGATATATTAATGGCATGTAAAGATTCAAATGGTGTTTATCAATTGGAGAGTGCTGGTGTTTGTGGTGGGTTAATTGGTACAAatccaatttcaattggtacAATGATTGAACAAGGACCAGGTGGTGGTGAATTTTTCGATGACAATTTTAGTGATCGTGATTGGCAACATGATGAAACCACTTGGGGTTCTTCATATTATTTACCAGGTAGTGGTGAAGTCATTGGTGGAGCATACGATCTTTTATCAACCAATGAAGCAATTGTAAAACATTGGTCAGTCTATAATGGTCGTGTTTTATATGGtttcattttaattcatGGTGCTGGTTTAGATTATGTTTTCAATAAAGTTAATGGTTTAGGTGATATGGATGCAAATTGTAGATTACCAAATACTTATATTGGCAATTACGTTTGGTATGatctaaataaaaatggtctTCAAGATCCAAATGAAAAAGGAATGGCAAATATTACTGTTCAATTATTTAGTGCCGCTAATTCAACATTCATTAATTCAACTCTAACCGATTCCTCTGGTAATTACAATTTCCAAGTCATTTCAGAGTTTAAATATAGAGTTCATTTCGTTGCTCCAAAAGGTTTCACTTATTCTCCTATCGTTACTGTTAGTAGTGATCCTAATGATAAAAGAGATTTGGAAAAAATCAATAGTTTACCTGATTCAAAAGGTGACGCATATTTCTTTgctaatggtaatggtgaaaATACTCAAGATATTGATTGTGGTTTtataagaatttaa